A single genomic interval of Bacteroidota bacterium harbors:
- a CDS encoding amidohydrolase family protein has translation MRFLKADYIFPISSAPVKDGILILDDEGKVVEVLDPAIDPQSSTQIFEKDGELEIFKGLLCPGFINAHCHLELSHMKGKLSEKQKLPGFLRQVSTMRNSDEAEIISAMEAADAEMVANGIVAVGDISNNAQSFDIKLNSRIAYYTFIELFDFHPDRSNDVFNKGKMLYEQLKGIGLRGSIVPHAPYTVSNKLLKLINDFAYESGELICIHNQETQSENSMFKLKNGELFEFLQGATNLYTHWEPTGFASLASSIVHLPKCNKIQLVHNTYTTSEDVNWAQLYSMLMWWCFCPNANLFIEDKMPDIPMFVNHAAKITIGTDSYASNWSLSVFDELKTIHKHYPEISVHNLLTWATLNGAEYLGLHHSLGSFDKGKKPGVNHILDLESNTFHLMENSLVIPLE, from the coding sequence ATGCGCTTTCTAAAGGCAGATTATATCTTTCCCATTTCATCAGCACCGGTAAAGGATGGGATTCTCATTCTTGACGATGAAGGGAAAGTTGTTGAAGTATTGGATCCGGCAATTGATCCTCAGAGCAGCACTCAGATTTTTGAGAAGGACGGGGAACTCGAGATTTTTAAAGGTTTGTTATGTCCGGGTTTTATCAATGCACACTGCCACCTTGAGCTTTCTCACATGAAAGGAAAGTTATCGGAAAAGCAAAAGCTTCCGGGGTTCCTCAGGCAGGTTTCTACGATGCGGAATTCCGATGAGGCAGAAATAATTTCAGCAATGGAAGCTGCAGATGCGGAAATGGTTGCCAATGGAATTGTTGCTGTTGGAGACATATCGAATAATGCACAGTCGTTTGACATAAAATTGAACAGCCGCATCGCGTATTATACATTTATTGAATTGTTCGACTTCCATCCCGATAGATCCAATGATGTTTTTAATAAAGGAAAAATGCTGTATGAACAATTAAAAGGAATTGGATTAAGGGGGTCTATAGTTCCACATGCTCCTTATACTGTGTCAAATAAATTATTGAAACTGATCAATGATTTTGCCTATGAATCCGGAGAACTGATTTGTATTCATAACCAGGAAACACAGAGTGAAAATTCCATGTTCAAATTGAAGAATGGTGAGTTGTTTGAGTTTTTACAAGGCGCGACCAATTTGTACACACACTGGGAGCCGACCGGATTTGCATCTCTTGCGTCAAGTATTGTTCATCTTCCGAAGTGCAATAAAATACAATTGGTTCATAATACTTATACTACTAGTGAGGATGTAAACTGGGCTCAATTGTATAGTATGCTGATGTGGTGGTGTTTTTGTCCAAATGCAAATCTGTTCATTGAAGATAAAATGCCGGATATTCCAATGTTTGTAAACCATGCAGCAAAAATCACTATCGGAACGGATAGCTACGCTTCAAATTGGTCGCTTTCAGTTTTCGACGAATTAAAGACTATACACAAACATTATCCCGAAATTAGTGTGCATAATTTACTCACTTGGGCAACATTGAACGGCGCGGAATACCTGGGATTGCATCATTCTCTCGGAAGTTTCGATAAAGGGAAAAAGCCAGGTGTAAATCATATACTTGATCTTGAAAGCAATACGTTCCACCTGATGGAAAATTCACTGGTTATTCCTTTAGAATAA
- a CDS encoding T9SS type A sorting domain-containing protein → MKKISTLLLFLAVLSLTQSAFAQVYPFNDDFENATAFQTPAGYSGDITVYLVHGTGSSKGPTAFMNNFNAKDSLETPLIGTLNSNSGLSFDWRIISSTLYPSTTTSLVAGEEFSVLVSANGGNYVSVFTVNASNYTPTLDFAHVNIPLGSFSGSNITLKFLAKRSASNPDEYFADFDNLSVSDTSGTSGISSNGAPRGIELYPNPARDRVTVTWPGNSGAQISMYNILGKSVMERNFETGYSAELDISNMPQGVYYLKILSGEIHRTLRFKKD, encoded by the coding sequence ATGAAAAAAATCTCTACACTTCTACTATTCCTCGCAGTTCTTTCCTTGACACAATCAGCTTTCGCGCAGGTTTATCCTTTCAATGATGATTTTGAAAACGCGACAGCTTTTCAAACACCTGCGGGTTATTCGGGTGACATTACAGTTTATCTTGTACATGGAACCGGAAGTTCAAAAGGGCCTACAGCTTTTATGAATAATTTTAATGCAAAGGATTCTCTGGAAACTCCTTTGATCGGCACTTTGAATTCGAACAGTGGTCTTAGTTTTGACTGGAGAATTATCAGCTCCACTCTTTATCCATCTACGACTACATCCCTTGTTGCCGGAGAAGAGTTTAGTGTGTTAGTAAGCGCAAATGGAGGAAACTATGTTTCCGTTTTTACTGTGAATGCTTCCAATTACACTCCAACATTGGATTTTGCACACGTAAATATTCCTTTGGGTAGTTTTTCGGGAAGCAATATCACTTTGAAATTTCTTGCTAAACGATCCGCTTCGAATCCCGATGAGTACTTTGCTGATTTCGATAATTTATCAGTCAGCGATACTTCAGGGACCTCTGGAATCTCATCGAACGGTGCACCAAGAGGAATTGAACTTTATCCAAATCCTGCCAGGGATCGTGTGACGGTAACATGGCCGGGAAATTCAGGGGCGCAAATATCGATGTATAATATTTTGGGAAAATCAGTGATGGAGAGAAATTTTGAAACAGGATATTCCGCCGAATTGGATATTTCAAACATGCCTCAAGGCGTCTACTATTTGAAAATTCTGAGTGGTGAAATTCACAGGACTTTAAGATTCAAAAAAGACTAA